A segment of the Sanyastnella coralliicola genome:
AATCATCCTGGTGGATCGTTGAAGAGACTGGCTGATGCCATCAATGATAAAGTCTAAGCTTCCTAACCTCAAGAAGTTAATATTTCCGCGCTAGCGAGTTCAAACAGGGCAGAGGTCCGCGTAATTTGCGACCATGCACAACCTTCGACCAGAGGAACTTGATGACTTCAAAAGCGAGACGCCACAGGCGTTCTTCCGCTATAGTGATGGCATCCTGGTCGTTGAGCTCAAACCTGAATTAATCATTGATCTACGTACCATTCAGCGCATGGAGCGCTTTCGGAAGGAAATGTCAATGGGGTTTGAACTTCCGGTGCTCATAGTGATTCCAAAAGATCACTTATTGCTAGATAAAGAGGCCTTTCAGTACTTAGGGAGCAAGGAAGCGATGGATGGTTGTGTGGCTAAGGCCATTGTCATTAAAGCACCGCTGCGCGTGATCTTGAAAAACTTCTCACTAGCCTTCTTGAAAGCGGAGAAGCCGTTCAGATTGTTCGTTAGCAGATCAGAAGCCAAAATGTGGCTCTTCGATCATATCACCGAGGAGATTATTTTACCAGATTGATACGTTCTCTGCGAACCGCATTAGTGGTTTGAACTTCTACTAGGTAGAATCCATTCGCGAAGTTCGAGAGATCAACGAATCCGAATTGAATGCCTTGCTCAA
Coding sequences within it:
- a CDS encoding DUF7793 family protein; protein product: MHNLRPEELDDFKSETPQAFFRYSDGILVVELKPELIIDLRTIQRMERFRKEMSMGFELPVLIVIPKDHLLLDKEAFQYLGSKEAMDGCVAKAIVIKAPLRVILKNFSLAFLKAEKPFRLFVSRSEAKMWLFDHITEEIILPD